In the Prochlorococcus marinus CUG1438 genome, CGAGTACAACTAAATATTTACCGGCAAATGAACTTGTAGCGAGAGTTTCTTCATGCTTAAATTTACCATGAATAATAGAAGTAAAGACATGTTTTTTATGTTTCTCGACGGTATGCCAAACCTTAGAAACCCATGGACAAGTTGTATCTATGATATGACATCCTTTTTCATGAAGAAGTTTCATTTCTTGAACCGTAGCCCCGAAAGCAGGCAGTATCACTACATCCCCATTAGAAACTAACGAAAAATCTTTAATTCCATTTTTAGCTGAAATGAATTTTACATTCATTTTCCTTAGATGATCATTAACTGAGGGGTTATGAATTATTTCGTTTGTTATCCAAATATTCTCGTTAGGGTAATGCCTCCTCGTCTCATAAGCCATTGCTACAGCTCTTTCAACTCCCCAGCAGAAGCCAAAGGCCTTGGCCAGCTTAATATTTAGTCTACCTTTGTTGTAAGTAAAACCATTATCCCTAATTGAACTTATCAAATCACTTTGATATGCTTCTTCTAACGCTTGGGCTCTTTTTGTTGGAGAATCGAAACCCCTTCTATTGTATCTATCAGAATGATGAAGAGATCTTCTAAAAGCTTGAGTATCCATTTTTGTATATTACAACGTTTTAAATAATTTTTCGTAAAAAAAAAGAAACCTGACATAAGTCAGGTTTCTTAAATGAATTTTTAGTTAGATTATTTAGCAGATGCAAAGTCTGGATATGCTTCCATCCCATGCTCTCCTATATCTAAGCCTTGGGTCTCTTCCTCTTCAGAAACTCGGATTCCACCGAATAATCCTCCAATTACAGACCAGGCAATCCAGCAAGTAACTAGTGTCCAAATAGCATAAGCCGCGGCACCAAGAGCTTGAACAAGAAGAAGGTTGATACCTCCACCGTTGAACAATCCCATACCTGCTCCATCACCTTGTACAGCTGTACCCCAAAGACCGATAACTACAGTACCCCATACACCACAAACTCCGTGAACAGAGAATGCACCTACAGGATCATCGATCTCAGCGGCATCAAGTGCTGCAACAGAAAATACAACGATAATTCCGCCTACTAGTCCTGCGAACCAGGCTCCAGCAAGAGTCATGTCTCCACAACCGGCGGTAATACTCACCAAACCGGCAAGGATTCCGTTAATTATCATTGTAAGATCAGGCTTTCCAGAAGTTAATGTTGAAACAATAGTTGCTCCAATAGCACCTGCTGCTGCTGCTAAAGTAGTTGTTACAGCAACATATGGAACCCACTGGTCCATTTGAAGTTGAGAACCAGGGTTAAATCCATACCAACCTATCCATAAAACTAAAGCTCCCAAAGTAGCTATAGCCATATTATGTCCA is a window encoding:
- a CDS encoding 4-hydroxy-3-methylbut-2-enyl diphosphate reductase, with protein sequence MDTQAFRRSLHHSDRYNRRGFDSPTKRAQALEEAYQSDLISSIRDNGFTYNKGRLNIKLAKAFGFCWGVERAVAMAYETRRHYPNENIWITNEIIHNPSVNDHLRKMNVKFISAKNGIKDFSLVSNGDVVILPAFGATVQEMKLLHEKGCHIIDTTCPWVSKVWHTVEKHKKHVFTSIIHGKFKHEETLATSSFAGKYLVVLDLEEANYVSEYIMGRGNRNEFMNKFAKACSNGFDPDKDLDRVGVANQTTMLKSETEEIGKVFERTMLKKFGPEKLNSHFLAFNTICDATEERQDAMFSLVDEDLDILVVIGGFNSSNTTHLQEIAITKNISSFHIDTPERISVEKNSILHKPLGADLELKNNFLPNGKINVGITSGASTPDKVVADVIEKLVDIAS